In Telopea speciosissima isolate NSW1024214 ecotype Mountain lineage unplaced genomic scaffold, Tspe_v1 Tspe_v1.0297, whole genome shotgun sequence, the following proteins share a genomic window:
- the LOC122647947 gene encoding F-box/FBD/LRR-repeat protein At1g13570-like: MKRGPSLHGDQINDMPPNIIENILSRLSIREAVRTCILSKWWRYNWVTLPQLIFDCSLGDDLINQNDKLARFIDGVLSLHRVPICKFKISHLCIPNSPDIIDEWMLCLSRNYMQKLIHCPQPMYERYDLLSSLYSCEKLTHLELSFCTLGHPPMFACFEYLRSLSLYKVDCVGFTFEELISKCPILERLMIDGFIGSTDLVIYAPKLQELVVDGFCKVMQNICFKNTPLLAYVSLNLQCFGFQGVLMNHKQDGISRLMKVFGSLVGLQMLSVGGNFLKFFAVDLIPKRLSNTFYHLKKLDLEICFNDMHMISAGLCLIRSAPNLHKLQIDVSYLIPTNA; encoded by the exons ATGAAGAGGGGTCCAAGTTTACATGGAGATCAAATCAATGATATGCCTCCAAACATCATAGAAAACATCCTTTCCCGTTTGTCTATAAGGGAAGCCGTGAGAACATGCATATTATCGAAATGGTGGAGGTATAATTGGGTTACTCTTCCACAACTTATATTCGATTGTTCCCTTGGAGATGATTTGATAAACCAAAATGACAAGCTTGCAAGATTTATTGATGGAGTTCTCTCGCTTCATAGAGTCCCAATCTGCAAGTTCAAGATCTCTCATTTGTGTATTCCAAATTCCCCTGATATAATAGATGAGTGGATGCTATGCCTATCAAGAAATTATATGCAGAAATTAATCCATTGTCCGCAGCCCATGTATGAGCGTTATGACTTACTATCATCTCTCTACTCTTGTGAAAAACTGACTCATTTGGAACTCAGTTTTTGCACACTTGGACATCCACCAATGTTTGCATGCTTTGAGTACCTCCGGAGCCTTTCTCTATATAAAGTTGACTGTGTCGGCTTCACATTTGAGGAACTGATTTCCAAGTGCCCAATACTTGAGAGATTGATGATAGACGGGTTTATAGGTTCCACTGACCTAGTTATTTATGCTCCTAAGCTGCAAGAGTTAGTTGTTGATGGTTTTTGCAAGGTTATGCAAAATATTTGCTTCAAGAACACCCCACTTCTAGCATATGTATCTCTTAATTTGCAATGTTTTGGTTTCCAAGGAGTACTTATGAATCATAAGCAGGACGGAATTTCCCGTTTGATGAAGGTTTTTGGAAGTCTTGTTGGTCTTCAGATGCTTTCTGTGGGtgggaattttctaaaa TTCTTTGCTGTGGATTTGATACCCAAGAGGCTTTCAAATACTTTTTATCATCTAAAGAAATTGGACCTGGAAATCTGCTTTAATGATATGCATATGATCTCAGCGGGACTCTGCTTGATTAGAAGCGCTCCCAACTTGCACAAACTCCAAATTGATGTGAGTTATCTTATACCTACAAATGCTTAA